The following coding sequences are from one Epinephelus moara isolate mb chromosome 7, YSFRI_EMoa_1.0, whole genome shotgun sequence window:
- the LOC126393599 gene encoding general transcription factor IIF subunit 2-like — MVRAERQVVLDMLFSAFEKHQYYNIKDLVDITKQPVTYLKEIMREIGTYNSKGVHKSTWELKPEYRHYQSAEEEEMQTA; from the exons ATGGTGAGGGCTGAGCGACAGGTCGTGTTGGACATGCTCTTCTCTGCCTTTGAGAAGCACCAGTATTACAACATTAAGGACCTGGTGGACATCACCAAACAACCTgtg ACCTACCTGAAAGAAATCATGAGAGAAATCGGGACGTACAACAGCAAGGGGGTTCACAAAAGCACCTGGGAGCTGAAGCCAGAGTACCGACACTACCAGtctgctgaggaagaggagatgcAGACGGCCTAG
- the LOC126393596 gene encoding translationally-controlled tumor protein homolog isoform X2: MIIYKCVISNDEMFSDIYKIKECADGIFYEVEGKTTTRTEDFDERLIGANPSAEQLSEGTESSSTSGVDIALNHNLRKTSFSKDSYKTYIKGYMKAIKEKLEETDPDRVKPFMASAKEEVKKVLANFKNYEFFTGESMNPDGMVGLLDYREDGITPFMLFFKDGLLEEKC, encoded by the exons ATGATGAGATGTTCTCGGACATCTACAAAATCAAAGAGTGCGCCGATGGCATCTTCTACGAAGTCGAAGGAAAG ACCACCACCAGGACAGAGGATTTTGATGAGAGACTAATTGGGGCCAACCCCTCTGCAGAGCAACTGTCAGAGGGCACTGAATCATCCTCTACTTCTGGCGTAGACATTGCCCTCAACCACAATCTGAGGAAGACGAGCTTCAGCAAGGATTCCTACAAAACTTACATTAAAGGCTACATGAAGGC CATTAAGGAGAAGCTGGAAGAGACTGATCCGGACAGAGTGAAGCCTTTCATGGCTAGCGCCAAAGAAGAAGTTAAGAAGGTCTTGGCAAACTTCAAAAACTACGAG TTTTTCACAGGAGAATCCATGAACCCAGACGGCATGGTGGGACTGCTAGACTACCGCGAGGACGGCATCACGCCATTCATGCTTTTCTTCAAAGATGGTCTGTTGGAAGAGAAATGC TAA